In a single window of the Archocentrus centrarchus isolate MPI-CPG fArcCen1 unplaced genomic scaffold, fArcCen1 scaffold_42_ctg1, whole genome shotgun sequence genome:
- the LOC115777071 gene encoding E3 ubiquitin-protein ligase TRIM21-like: MSAASNLRSEDQFLCSICLDVFTHPVSTPCGHNFCKTCITQHWDINQRSQCPMCNKVFKMRPELHVNTFISEMVAQFRREAQQKASSSSSEQQAAKPGEVLCDVCTGTKLKALKSCLVCLTSYCQTHLEPHLTTKGLKRHQLVEPEENLEGRMCTKHDKPLELFCKTDQTCVCALCPVLDHKNHEFVPLSEEYEGKKAELGKTEAEIQQMIQKRRLKIQQIRESVKMSKDAADREEAEGVQVFTALMESVERGLKELMKEVKDKQEATEKQAEGLIKDLEQEVSELMKRSSEVEQLSRSEDHLHLLQSFSSLKAAPPTKDWTEVSIHPPSYEGTVVRAVAQLEDTLRKDMKKLLAEAELRRVQQYAVDVTLDPDTAHPNLILSDDGKQVHCGDVTKELPDNPERFSQCVNVLGKQSFSSGRFYFEVQVKGKTEWDLGVARESINRKGKITLRPQDGFWTVWLRNGNEYSANAGPPVSLCLQPGPEKVGVFVDYEEGLVSFYDVDAAALIYSFTGCSFTHKLHPLFSPSLNHGGKNSAPLIICPVNQTESISD; this comes from the coding sequence ATGTCTGCTGCCAGCAATCTGCGATCTGAAGATCAGTTTCTGTGCTCCATCTGTCTGGATGTGTTCACTCATCCAGTCAGCACACCATGTGGACACAACTTCTGCAAGACCTGCATCACTCAGCACTGGGACATCAATCAGAGGTCTCAGTGTCCCATGTGTAATAAGGTGTTCAAGATGAGACCCGAGCTTCATGTCAACACCTTCATCTCTGAGATGGTTGCTCAGTTCAGACGTGAAGCTCAGCagaaagccagcagcagcagctcagagcaacAAGCTGCCAAACCAGGAGAAGTTCTCTGTGACGTCTGCACTGGAACCAAACTGAAGGCCCTgaagtcctgcctggtgtgtctgACCTCCTACTGTCAGACTCACCTGGAGCCTCATCTGACCACAAAAGGTCTGAAAAGGCATCAGCTGGTGGAGCCTGAGGAGAACCTGGAAGGAAGGATGTGCACGAAGCACGATAAACCTCTGGAGCTGTTCTGTAAGACCGACCAGACATGTGTCTGCGCGCTCTGCCCTGTTTTAGACCACAAGAACCATGAGTTTGTTCCTCTGAGTGAAGAATATGAAGGAAAGAAGGCAGAGCTGGGGAAGACAGAGGCTGAAATTCAGCAGATGATCCAGAAGAGACGACTGAAGATTCAGCAGATCAGAGAGTCAGTGAAGATGAGCAAagatgctgcagacagagaggaagcagaaggtGTTCAGGTCTTCACTGCTCTGATGGAGTCTGTTGAGAGAGGCCTGAAGGAGCTCATGAAGGaggtcaaagacaaacaggaagcaacagAGAAACAGGCTGAAGGTCTCATCAAAGATCTGGAACAGGAAGTCTCTGAGCTGATGAAGAGAAGCTCTGaggtggagcagctctcacGCTCTGaagaccacctccacctcctccaaagcTTCTCCTCCCTCAAAGCTGCTCCACCCACCAAGGACTGGACAGAGGTCAGCATCCATCCACCATCATATGAGGGGACTGTGGTGAGAGCTGTGGCTCAGctggaggacacactcaggaaagacATGAAGAAGCTGCTTGCTGAGGCTGAGCTGAGGAGGGTCCAGCAGTATGCAGTGGATGTGACTCTTGATCCTGATACAGCACATCCTAATCTCATCCTGTCTGATGATGGAAAAcaagtccactgtggtgatgtgaCGAAGGAACTTCCAGACAACCCAGAGAGATTTTCTCAGTGTGTTAATGTTTTAGGAAAGCAGAGTTTCTCTTCAGGCAGATTTTACTTTGAGGTTCAGGTTAAAGGAAAGACTGAATGGGATTTAGGAGTGGCCAGAGAGTCCATCAACAGGAAGGGAAAAATCACACTGAGACCTCAGGATGGATTCTGGACTGTGTGGctcagaaatggaaatgaataCAGTGCTAATGCTGGCCCTCCAGTCAGTCTCTGTCTTCAGCCTGGTCCTGAGAAGGTGGGGGTGTTTGTGGATTATGAGGAGGGTCTGGTCTCCTTCTATGATGtagatgctgcagctctgatctaCTCCTTTACTGGCTGCTCCTTCACTCACAAACTCCACCCATTATTCAGTCCCAGTCTGAATCACGGTGGTAAAAACTCTGCTCCTCTGATCATCTGTCCTGTCAATCAAACTGAGTCAATCAGCGACTGA